A region of the Pseudomonadota bacterium genome:
TGTGATTCGAACACAGTCGGCCCGAGCGTCTCGGCCATCGCCATACACACATCAAGAATTCGCCCCGTGTTTGGGCCATCAGCAAGGTAGTTTGGCTTCATTTCGTCACGCATCACCGAGCGTAGTTGACCCCTCGACACTCGCTCGATCTGTGCATCTCGCATACGCACTTTTTCGGGTGTATCCGCCGAGGGGTTTGTATCCACTAGAGCGACTGCCGACACGCGTTCTGGTGCGACATCCAGAATGTGCATGGCCACAATACCGCCCATCGACAAGCCGGCCAGCGCAAAAGTCTCGGGTGCGGCGTCCAGTACGCTGTGGGCTAGCGCCTCGATAGTTGAATGACCGACTAACGGCGCGACCATCACCGCTCGATGCCCTGAAAAATACGCAATCTGCGGTGCAAACAAACGCGCATCACACATCATGCCGGGTAGTAAAACCAGCGGGGGAGGTTGGCGTGTCATGGGTGCTTATTCACCGCAAAGGAATGGGTATGGCTTCATTCACGGCACGAGGGGGTCGGGAACCGATACAGCCCCTCCTGTGCGCGCCTTATTAAACTCTTGAAGTCGGGCCAGTACGTCCACGCCGACTTGACGATACAGATCCAGTAAATCAACGAGCACCCAATTTTCACGGATCAACCCATTCTCCAATCGCCAAAAATCAAGGCTGCGCAGAAGCACTTCTTTGCCAACTGGGGCAATGCCCATCCAGCCATCATCGCTTAGTGTGAGCCGCATATTGGGCCAGCCGGTTTCGCAGACGTAATTCCCTTGGGCAACCCAATGGGACATGAGGTCGCCCATGGCATCGAGTTTTCGATCTGGCATCGCGCGCAAGAATGGCATTTGGTGCCAATGACGAAATCCGGCAATGCCGCGCGCAGTGCCGATTCCCGCCGGCCCATACCAGTTAAATTGTGGGTGCCAGTATTTTTCAAGCTGCATGATCGCCGGATCGGGATTGGCCGGGTATTTGCACA
Encoded here:
- a CDS encoding alpha/beta fold hydrolase, with the protein product MTRQPPPLVLLPGMMCDARLFAPQIAYFSGHRAVMVAPLVGHSTIEALAHSVLDAAPETFALAGLSMGGIVAMHILDVAPERVSAVALVDTNPSADTPEKVRMRDAQIERVSRGQLRSVMRDEMKPNYLADGPNTGRILDVCMAMAETLGPTVFESQSRALQCRRDYRSTLRNAETPALLLCGEHDTLCPPGMHEDMHALIRSSTLHIVADAGHLPTLEQPDATNRLLARWLADT